The sequence ATCGGGGTGGCCCCGCCCAGCGGCCGGCATGGCCGCTGGCCTGCGACGTTCTGGGCCCAGGTGACGGCCTCGGCCTGCATGTGCTCGATCGAGATGAACTCCCGCCCGCGCCAGAACGAGTCCCGGATGTAGGGCATGGGCCGCTCCACCCTGGGCTTGTCCTTCGGCTTCAGGGCGCGAGCCGGGTCCACCAACGCCCCGTAGTGGGTGGCGAGTTCGGCATACGCCTTGTTGATTTTCGGGTCGTAGAGATCGGGCTTGTCGACGCCGGTCTTCAGGTTGTCCGGTACGAGCCGGCGCGGGACGCCGCCGAAGTAGCGGAAGGCCGCGACGTGAGCTTCGGTCCAGGAGTGCTGGTGGAGGTTGAGGACGGGGCGGACGAACATGTGCCGCGAGCACGGCAGGACCATCACGAAGGCCCAGATCCGGTGCCGTTTGCCGGTGCGCGGGTTGATCCACTGACCCAGGAAGCCGTAGTCGATCTGGGCCTCCTCGCCCGGCTCGATGTCCTCGCGCAGGACGGTGACCTGCGACCTTTTCACGTCGTCGGGCAGCGTGGCGTGCACCCAGCGGCGGAACGCGGAGATCGACACCTGAAGCTTGTGCTCGTCCCGCAGCCGTTGATGGATCGTGGTGACCGTCACCTCACCCAGCAGGCCCTCGATGTAGTCGCGGTGCCGATCGATCTCCGCCCAAGTGATCTGCCGCAGACGGGAGTTGGTCAGCTCAGGGAACCACTCCTTGATCAGCTTGGCCCAGTCGGCCTCGCCCATCGGCGGCCCGCCCGGAGTGATCCCGGCCGCCTCCGCCGGCGTCAGGTACTTGCGGATCGTCTTGCGGTCCACCCCC comes from Streptomyces aurantiacus and encodes:
- the istA gene encoding IS21 family transposase; translated protein: MVDVTEIYVHWYAGRSKRELAASLGVDRKTIRKYLTPAEAAGITPGGPPMGEADWAKLIKEWFPELTNSRLRQITWAEIDRHRDYIEGLLGEVTVTTIHQRLRDEHKLQVSISAFRRWVHATLPDDVKRSQVTVLREDIEPGEEAQIDYGFLGQWINPRTGKRHRIWAFVMVLPCSRHMFVRPVLNLHQHSWTEAHVAAFRYFGGVPRRLVPDNLKTGVDKPDLYDPKINKAYAELATHYGALVDPARALKPKDKPRVERPMPYIRDSFWRGREFISIEHMQAEAVTWAQNVAGQRPCRPLGGATPMAVFGALEAETLLPLPPTPFVLARWSTATVGPDIHIKVGRTLYSVPWKLIGRRVDVRSTATMVQVFLDGELVKTHAALEQGKRTDRSDYPPEKIAFQMKTPIWCRTQASELGDACREVVDQLLEVNALYRLRAAQGVLGLRKKYGDTRLEAACARAITVGDPSYRTIKGILIAGTETDPEPETSGDAGAAAFLHGPKRLFASATPPDTADGLRDDQVHGEAEGSI